From the genome of Desertibacillus haloalkaliphilus:
CCGTTATCTTGCGTGTTTCAGTTGGATCAGCTACGGTTGCTGGTTTGACGACTGCTGGAATCGTTGCACCATTGGTTGCTAACCAAACGGCTGTTAACCCAGCCTTCGTGGTATTGGCTATCGGTGCCGGTTCATTGGCTGCTTCACACGTTAACGATGCCGGATTCTGGATGTTCAAGGAATTCTTTGATTTGGATGTCCCACAAACGTTGAAGATTTGGACAGTGCTTGAAACAATTATTTCAGTTGTTGGATTGATTGTTATCTTGATTTTGTCAGCATTGTTCTCATAAGATTTTACTTACTTCTGACGTCAATTCACAAAAAGCGCAAATGAACTGAACCCCAAAAATTGGAGTGAAGTTTAAGC
Proteins encoded in this window:
- a CDS encoding GntT/GntP/DsdX family permease — its product is VILRVSVGSATVAGLTTAGIVAPLVANQTAVNPAFVVLAIGAGSLAASHVNDAGFWMFKEFFDLDVPQTLKIWTVLETIISVVGLIVILILSALFS